A window of Caldisericota bacterium genomic DNA:
TGCTAAACTGAAGAGATAAAATATCCGGTCCGGTATGCGATGCAATAACAGGCCCTAAACGAGTCATAGAAACCTCTTTGTTAAATTCTTTTGCACATACATCTCTGTATTCTTCAGCTTTTTCCTTATTATCGCCCCAAATGATTGCCATATGCTTCAACTCCTTTTCCGTTATAATCTGTTTTGCAATTTCAATCATCCTTGCTTTTGCCTTTTTCATCGTGCGAGGTTTCTCCAGAGTATCTATAGCCCCATCTCGCATATAAAGAAGTGGCTTTATTTTTATCATTGACCCTAAAACTGCTTCTGTTTTCTTAATTCGTCCCAGTCTCGCAAGGAAATACAGATCTCCGACAACAAAAAAGTTGTACATCCTATCCCGTATTGATGACATCTCCTGA
This region includes:
- a CDS encoding DegV family protein, coding for YGIKITPLYVRFGDDMFRERVDIKDEDFYKRIRAGELPYTTQPAATDFIAVYKPLIEEGYSIISPLISSELSGAVNAANAAKKSLGDPDIHIFDAKFTTLGLGYQIVEIAERLYDQEMTKDEVIQEMSSIRDRMYNFFVVGDLYFLARLGRIKKTEAVLGSMIKIKPLLYMRDGAIDTLEKPRTMKKAKARMIEIAKQIITEKELKHMAIIWGDNKEKAEEYRDVCAKEFNKEVSMTRLGPVIASHTGPDILSLQFSTER